The following DNA comes from Microbacterium terregens.
GATTGTGGAGGAAGCGGTTGACCCCGCCCGCGCTGTCCTGCAGCTCGCGGAACATGCGGTCCGTCTCGGCGCGAGCGAAGTTGTCGGCGTTCACAGGAGTGGACACGAACCGGATCCTTTCCTTCGCCCATCGCCGTGCAGGGCAGCATGCGAGCCGGGGATGCCGCTCTCAGTCGGCGCTGGTGACCGAGAGGATCGCGCCGTCCGAGTCCAGATTGACCAGGAGGACATCGTCGGTGGCGTCGGGGTCCAGCGCGTACTCGAGTACCGCGAACGGGTCGGCCCCGCCGTGCTCATCGGCGAGGATCGTCATGCTCATCAGCTGCAGGGAACGGATCACATCGACCTGCGTGTCGCCGGAGATGTCGACCAGCAGCTCTTCGAGGTCGTCACCGAGCGTCGCCTGCTGGTGCAGGATGTACTCGATCACCTCACTCGTGCGGTCATCGAGCTCGGACACCATCGCGTTGCGGGCCGTGTGATCGATCGACTCGATCGATGAGATCAGGCTCGCCGCGACATCCAGGGCAGCCTCGGACACATCGTCCTGGTCGGGCGCCGTGAGATCGACGGTCACCGTCTGATCCCCGAGATCGACGTTCTCGGACCAGAAGATCGACCCGTCGGGGCCGGACTCCAGGAGTCCGAAGTAATCGTGCTCAATCGCCATATCCCCATGAAACCAGCACGGCGGCATCGGCGCTATCCCGCTGCGGCGAGCCGCGAGGTTCGCGGTCGGATATCAGGAACCGGTCAATCGACCAGGGCCGCGGCAAAGACGTGCGGGGTGAAGCCGGTGAGGTCGCCGATGCCCTCGCCCTGCCCGAGGAGCTTGACCGGGATGCCTGTCCGCTCCTGCACGGCGAGGACGAACCCGCCCCGCGCCGAACCGTCCAACTTGGTGAGCACCAGCCCGGTGACACCGGCGTGCTCCAGGAACGCCTGTGCCTGCAGGACCCCGTTCTGCCCGGTGGTCGCGTCCAGCACGAGCAGCACCTCGCTGATCGGGGCCCGTTTTTCGATCACGCGCCGGATCTTGCCGAGCTCGTCCATCAGGCCGCCCTTGGTGTGCAGGCGGCCGGCGGTGTCAACGAGCACGATCTCGGTCCCGGTGCGCTGTGCGTATTCGATCGTCTGAAAGGCGACGGATGCCGGGTCCTGCCCTTCGTGCTGCGGGCGGACGATCGCCGCTCCCCCGCGCTCGGCCCATGTCGCGAGTTGGTCGACGGCGGCGGCCCGGAAGGTGTCGGCCGCGCCGACGACCACGCTGCGGCCATAGCGCTGCAGGAACTTGGCGAACTTGCCGATCGTCGTGGTCTTTCCGACGCCGTTCACGCCGACCACCAGCACCACCGCCGGGCGCTCGGTCAGATGCAGGGTGGTGTCGAACTTCGCGAAGTGCTCTTCGAGCGTTTCCTTGAGCATCCGCTGCAGGTCGCGCGGGTCGGTCGTCCGATAGCGCTCGACCTTTTCACGCAGCTCGTCCACGATGCGCTCCGTGATGTCGGGACCGAAGTCCGCGGTCAGCAGCGCCGTCTCGAGGTCGTCCCACGTCGTCTCATCGATCGTCGGGCGCACGAACATGCCGCGCAATGCGCCGCCCAGGGACCACTTCTCTGCCATGCGTCAAGCCTAGGCTCTGGTATCCGGGGAACTCGGCGCCGGCCCGCCTGCAGTCGCGCTCGCGTACAGCGCGGCTTGCAGAGCATGATGAAGGTCATGTCATCAGGGACGCCAGCGCCGCCCGAGATCAGGACGCCCGATCAGCGGCTTCGCGTGTTCGTCAGTTCCACGCTCGCGGAACTCGCCGAGGAGCGCGCAGCGGTCGCCCGAGCCATCGAGTCGCTGGGCCTGAGTCCCGTGATGTTCGAGCTGGGCGCAAGGCCCCACCCGCCGCAGGAGCTGTACCGGGCATATCTGGCGCAGTCGGACATCTTCATCGGGCTGTACTGGGAGAGTTACGGATGGATCGGGCCGAACATGGACATCTCCGGCCTCGAGGACGAGTTCCGTCTCTCCGGCCCCCGCCCCCGACTGCTGTATCTCAAGGCGCCGGCGCCGGCTCGGCAGCCGCGGCTGAGCGCGATGATCGACGAGATCCGTGAACAGGGCACGGATGCCTACCGCACGTTCCACACGGCGAAGGAGCTGCGCCGCCTGGTGCGCAGCGATCTTGCGCTGCTGCTGAGCGAGCGGTTCGTCAGCGGCGCCGGCGCCCGAGCCGGAAGACCGCTTTCCGAGCCGGAGACGCACAGCGACCGCACACTGCCGATCACCTCGACCTCGCTGATCGGACGCGAGGACGACATCGAGGCCGTCCTCGCGCTGCTGGATGCGCCCGACGTTCGGATGGTGACTCTCAGTGGCGCAGGCGGCCTGGGCAAGACACGGATCGCGATCGCGGTCGGCGAGGCGATCGACGCGCGTAACGAGATGCGCGTGGTGTTCGCGCCGCTCGCGGCGACGGCCGAGGCTTCCGCGGTCATCCCTCGCGTGGCGTCGGCCGCAGGCGCCTCGATCGAGGGGATGCGGTCAGCCCGAGACGCACTGATCGACCGGATTGCCGACGAACGCACGCTGCTGATCCTGGACAACCTGGAGCAGGTCGCGGCCGTCGGCCCCGAGCTGCACGATCTTCTCGCACACTGCCCGGGGCTGAAGATCCTGACCACCAGCCGCACCGTTCTTCGCATTCGCGCAGAGCATGAATACGCAGTCGGACCGCTCGCGGTGCCCGCGCCCGCTGAGCAGCTGACGCGGGACGAGGCGCTGGCGCTTCCTGCCGTGCAGCTGTTCGTCGATCGCGCCGTCGCCGTCCGTCGGGGCTTCGTGTTGACTGCCGAGAACAGCGGCGCCGTGCTGCAGATCTGCCGGCGGCTGGATGGCGTTCCGCTGGCGATCGAGCTCGCGGCGGCGCGGATCCGACTGCTGGAGCCTGACGCGCTGCTCTCGCGCCTGGAGCACGTGCTGGACGCCTTCGGCGCCGGCCCTGTCGACCTGCCCGAGCGGCAGAGGACTCTGCGTGCCACCGTCGAGTGGAGCGTCGGACTGCTCGACGAGGCGCAGCGGGGCCTGCTGGCGACACTGTCCGTCTTCGCCGACGGCTGGACCATCGCCGCGGCCGCCGAGGTGTGCAGCGAAGACGAGGACCGCACGCTCGATCTGCTGGATGCCCTCGCCGGCCACAGCCTGGTCAGCGTCGACGCGGCCGGAGCGGAGCCGCGCTTCCGGATGCTGTCGACGGTGCGCGAGTTCGCCGGTGAGCTGCTGCGGGGCCCGGCGCGAGATGAGGTGGAGCTTCGCCACGCCGAGTGCTTCTCCAGGCTCGTGGAGAGCGAGGGCCCGCCGGAAGAGCTCGTCGAATGGACCGATCGACTGGCCGCGGACGAGGAGAACATCCGCGTCGCGATCCGCTGGCTGTTCGCCCACGACGTGACCCGGCTCCCGCACCTGCTGCGCACCCTGTGGTTGTTCTGGCAGATGCACGATCGGATGTCCGAAGGACGCGACTGGGCACGCGAACTCTACGGCCGCGTCGATCTGCGCGCGCTGGACCTCCGCGCAGCCGCCGAGTTGACCTTCATCACGTCCGTCACCGCGGTCGAGGTCGGCGATGACGACGGGGCACTCGGGACGATCGAGCCCCTGCAGCGGCTGATCGGCGAGGTGGATGACCCGGGACTGCGCAGCCTCTTGTGGCTCGCCGTCTCCTGGGCGCTGCCGATCACCGGTGACGTCACCGGCGCCTTGAACGCGGCGAACGCGGCGTACGAAGGTTTCGCCGGGAATCGCGACCCGTTCGTCGCCGCCGCGGCACTCACGGTCGGGATGGTGAGGATGTCGTTGGGCGATGACGAGTCAGCGCGGCCGTATCTCCTGGAGGTGGACCAGCTCGGATCCCGCTTCGACCTGCAGTGGCTCACATCGAGCGCGCGCACCCACCTCGCGGTCATCGACGTGCAGGCCGGCGATCATGATGCCGCGCGGCGTCAGCTCCGCCGCGTGATGGCCGACCTCGACACGGGTCGTACCGCGACTCTGACGGCGTGCCAGATCCTCTATGCCTTCGGTCGTCTGTCTGCCGCCGAGGCCGTTCCTGCTGCGGCCGTCACCGCGATCGGTGCCATGGACGGGCTCCGCGCTCGGGCCGGCAGAGTGCCATGGCCGAACTCGCGGCGGGGCGAGGCCGATCTGCGCGCCCGCATGTCGGAGCAGGTCGACCCGGAGGAGTGGGATGCCGCGTACGCGGCCGGGCACGAGATGCGCATGAAGGATGCGCTCGGCCTCGTTCGCCACGACGTCGAGGACGCGCCGACTTCCTAGGCCGAGGCGCGCTCGCCCACGCGCTGACCGACGACCGCCGACACGCCGTCCTGACGCATCGAGACGCCGTAGAGCGCGTCGGCGATCTCCATGGTGCGCTTCTGGTGAGTGATGACGATGAGCTGGCTGCTCTCGCGCAGCCGTTCGAAGACGCCCAGCAAGCGACCGAGATTCGCGTCGTCGAGCGCGGCTTCCACCTCGTCGAGGATGTAGAACGGGCTCGGGCGTGCCATGAAGATGGCCACCAGCAGCGCGACGGCCGCGAGTGACCGCTCGCCGCCGGAAAGCAGCGAGAGACGTTCGATCTTCTTGCCGACGGGCCGCACGGATACCTCGATGCCGGTCGTCAGCGGATCGCCCGGATTGGTCAGGCTGATGCTGCCTGTGCCGCCCGGGAACAGGACCGGAAACACCTCACCGAACGCCACCCGCGTGTCCTCGAACGCCGCCAGGAATATCGTCTGCATCCGCTCGTCCAGCTCGTCGATGATCGTGAGCAGGTCCGAGCGGGTCTGTGTCAGATCCGCGAGCTGCTCGACGAGGAACTTGTGGCGCTGCTCGAGTGCGGCGAACTCCTCCAGCGCGAGCGGGTTCACGCGCCCGAGCTGCGCAAGCTTGCGTTCCGCGTCTTGCAGTCGGCGGCGCTGCTGAGCACGATCGAACGGGACGGATGTTGCTGCGGAGGCATCGGCCCGTCCCTCTTTCCCTTCCGCCTCAGTCTCAGCCTCAGTCTCAACCTCAGCCTCAGCCTCAGCCTCAGCCTCAGCCTCAGCCTCAGCCACGCTCACGGCACTCGGAACCGGTTGATCCGGGCCATATTCCGAAAGGAGAATATTTTCATCGAGGCCGAGCTCTGACGCGACGCGCTCGAGCAGGCTCGAGACGTGCAGCCGCTTCTCGTGAATCTGCAGTTCCAGTCCGTGCACGCTCTCGGTCAGACCGGACAGTCGATCACGGATCGTTGTCTCCTGTCGCCGCAGGTCGGCCAGCTCGGTGCTGACCGCGGTGCGAGCCGATTCGGCCGACGCGAGCTGGACCCGCGCGAGGCTGACGGAGCGGTCGACCGAATCCAGCACTGCGGGCAACTGGGCGGCCACACCGGCGGCGATCTCGCGCTGCGCCCGCCGCAGAACCGCACGCCGCGCGGCCTCGGCCGCCGCGGCACGCTCCCGCTCGCGCTGCCGTTCGAGCTGCACCACCCGCGCCTCGCCCGCGCGAACCCGCTCTTTGAGCGTCTCGACATCCAGGCGCGCGCGCATCTCCGCGTCCCGGGCAGCTTCGAGCTCGGCGAGCATGCCCTCGCGGGCGGACGCGTCGAGGATCGGGCGCGGCGCCTCACGGGCACGCATCAGTCGCTCCTCGGCCGCGTCCACCGCGCGCTCGGCCTCGTCGACGGCCGCCGCGGCCTGCGCAAGACCGATGGCCAGGCGTTCGCAGTCGGCGATGGCAGCCTCGTGCCGGACGGTGGCCCGGTTGGCCTTCTCCGCGTGCGCGGCCAGTGCGGCATCGTGCTCCCGAAGGGAGGCGAGCGCCGACTTCGTGCGCTGCCGGGAGTCTTCCAGCCCACGCACTTCGTCAGCCAGGGCCTCACGCAGTGAGTCGGCGACCATCACGATCTCGCTCCGGCGCTCCGCCGCGGCATCCCGCTCGGCCGCCAGTTCGAGCCGGGAACGACCCTGTCCCGAACCGGAGCGCAGCGTGTACTCGGTGTAGACCTCACCGGCGCGCGTCACGATCGTGACGGGGCCACCGAGGTCGGCGGCGGCGAGAGAGCGCCCGGCCGCGCGGGCCGCCTCGAGATCCTCGGCGACCACGACATGCGACAGGATGCCGAGCACCCCGTCGGGTGCGGTGACGACGTCCCGGGCCGGAACGACGCCCGCCGTCGACGGAAAGGCCGGCGCCGGCGCCTGTGCAAGGGCGATGGCGATGTCCACGACGCCGAGGTCGCCGCCGCTGACCGTGTGGGCGACCGTGAACGCATCGTCGCGGCTGTCCACGAGCACGCCTTCGGCCAACGGGCCCAGCGCGGCGGCGATCGCCGACTCGTACCCGGGCGTGACCTTGATGGAGTCTCCGAGCAGGCCACGGATACCCGAGCCGCCGCGCGCGACGAGCTCTGCCGCGGCGTTGCGGACATCCAGGGCGCGACCGAGGGCGGTGGTCTGAGCGGCAAGGGATTCGCTCTCCCGCTCCGCGGCATGCAGTCGCTCGCGGAGAAGACCGACGGCGGCTTCGGCATCCGTCGCGTCCCGCTGGGCGCGCTCGTACGCAGAGGCGAACTCGGCGGCGGAACCTTCGGGAACCACGTCGGGACCGACGCCGGCCAGCTCGGCCTCGGCTTCGGCGCGACGGGCCAGCGCGGCATCCAGCGCCCGCTGCTGGCGTTCCACGCCGGCGCGCACCGCGGTCAGCGCCGACGCGGCGGCCTCCGCCGAGCCGCGCAAGGCGGTCAGTCGCATGTCGTGCTCCGAGACCAGCGCACTCTGGGCAGCGATGTCCGCGTCGAGCGCATCCAGTTCGCCGCGTGAGCGCACGACATCGCGCGATGCCTCGACCGCCGCATCCTGGGCAGAGCCCAGCCCCGCGGCGATCTCTTCGATCTCTGCCCGGACATCGTCGATCATCGCCTGCGAGACCGTCGTGAGCTCCAGACCCTGATCGTCCGCGGCCTCGCCGAGAAGGGCGAGCCTCTGCCCGGTCAGGGCGTAGAGGCTGCGCAAGCGCTCCTGGACACGCTCCAGACCGTGGGCGATGCTGCGCGCTTCGTCCACTCCTTCGGATCGCTGCTGCTCCTCCAGTGCGGCGATGCGGGTGCGCAGGCTCTCCGCCTGATCCTGCAGCACCAGCCGCTCGGTGTGCCGCTCCTGCTCGCTGCGCGCATGGGCGGCCAGCTCCGACCGCAGACCGGCCAGCTCATCGGCGAGCAGCCGCGCACGGGCGTCCCGCACGACGGCGGCGATGGTCGCCGCCTCCCGGGCGATCTCGGCCTGCCGGCCGAGCGGCTTGAGCTGGCGGCGCAGCTCGCCGGCAAGGTCGCTGAGGCGCGTCAGGTTCGCCTGCATCGCCTCGAGCTTGCGGAGGGTCTTCTCTTTGCGGCGGCGGTGCTTGAGGATGCCGGCCGCCTCTTCGACGAAACCGCGGCGTTCCTCCGGAGATGCCTGCAGCACGCTGTCGAGCCGACCCTGACCGACGATGACGTGCATCTCCCGGCCCAGCCCGGAGTCGCTCAGCAGCTCCTGCACGTCCAGCAGCCGGCACACGCCGCCGTTGATCGCGTATTCGCTGGCCCCGTTGCGGAACAGCGTCCGGCTGATGGTGACCTCGGAGTAGTCGATCGGCAGGGCGCCGTCGCCGTTGTCGATCGTCAGTTGGACTTCGGCCCGGCCGAGTGGTCCTCGCGTCGCGGTACCGGCGAAGATGACGTCTTCCATCTTGCCGCCGCGTAGAGTCTTGGCTCCTTGCTCACCCATCACCCATGCGAGCGCGTCGACCACGTTCGACTTGCCCGAGCCGTTCGGGCCGACGATGCAGGTCACGCCCTGCTCGAAGGCGAAGGTCGTCGGCTGGGCGAACGACTTGAACCCTTTGAGCGTCAAGCTCTTCAGGTGCATGGAAGCGTCCTCCGGCCCGGTCGATTCACGGGTTCACGCTACCCGAGGACGCCGGCGGATCCGCGCAGGCGGGCCGGACCCGGCGCTCGAGGGGAGCGGTCGCCGACATGTCGCGACACGCCCGTCGGGTGTCGAGTCTGCGAATTCCCTTGACGCAACCCGCGGCCCGCGCTATCGTCTCTTCTCGCGTCCAACTCTTGAAGGGAGGTCACCGATGATGCACATGATGAACCCAGGCTTCGCGCCCGTTCACCGTTCCCCGTTCTGCGGAATCGCTCCGGTGACCTCGACGTTCGACGCCGCTGCTCCCACCGCCGGCTGATCGCCGCCCAGGAGGACTCTGCCCACCGGACGTTTCCGTCCGCTCGGTCCGTGTATCAGCGGCCCGCGAAGGCAGCTTTTCCTTGAGCTCTCCTCTTGTCGCGTCTCAGCGACACCGCCCGCTCGGGCACCCACCACCACCTTCACTCGAAAGAGACCACCATGAACGACACGCTGGCGCCCGTCCGGTCTCTCGGCTCGGACAGGCTGCTTCCCGCCTCGGCGACGGACGGTGTGCGCTTGGCGCTCACCGACCGGCTCGGGCTGCGGGTCGGCCTCTGGCTGCTGCTTCGCAGCGCCCGTCGCCTCGACAGCGCGCGTGACCACGACGGCCACGCCCGCCGACTCGCGAACTCCCGGTCCCACGACGACCGACTTCACGTGACCCTGCGTTCGCACGCTCTGAGCAGCGTTCGCACCTGATCCCTCCCGGGGCCGTCCAGGGCGGCCCCGGGAACCCACCACTAACGAACGGACCGACCATGATCACCGCACCCGTCGACGTCGCATTGCGTCCGCTGACGATCCCGACGACGATCGATGCGCCGGATGCCGCCGACTTCGTGGAGATGGTCCGTCTGCGCAACCTCATCTATCGCGAGATCTCCGGCCACGACGATCACCGCATCGCACCCGATGAACTGCTCCCCCACTATCAGCCTGATCCTTATCAGGAACGGCGCTGTTGGCTGGTCCAGGTCGACGGCCGGTACGTCGGGCGCGTCGGTATCGATTTCCCCTTGGAAGGCGGATCGCGCAACGCGTTCTGGCTCATCGAACTCCTCCACGAAGTGTGGGGCCGCGGCATCGGCGCGGCGGCGTACGCGCACGTCGAAGATGTTGCGCGACGCTCCGGGCGCAGCGTTCTGCAGTCCTGGGCGGAGCATCCCGAAGCTCCCGGCCCGCGGCTGGAACCGCCCACCGGCTTCGGATCGATCCCGCGCGACCACATCGCGCGGTTCTTCGCTCGCCACGGCTACACGCTCGAACAGGTGGAGCGCAGCAGCGCGTTCGACCTGCACGGATCGTTCGAGAAGGTCGAGCGGCTGCTCGCCGACTCGACCGCCCCGTCGACCGCCTACCGGCTGGTGCGGTGGTTCGCACCGACCCCACCGGAGTTCGCTGATGGATACGCGTGGATGAAGTCGCGCATGATCACGGACGCCCCCGCCGCGAACCTCGAATTCGATGAGGAGGTCTGGGACGCCGCGCGCGTCGCTCGGCATGACTCGCTCTACACGGCGGCGGGCCGCACGCTGCAGGTGACGGCCGCGCAGCACGTCGCGACGGGTGAGCTGTGCGCCTTCAACGAGCTGGTCATCGGCAAGGACCGTACGGAGGCCTCCAGTCAGGAGGACACGCTGGTGCTGAAGGAGCATCGCGGTCACAAGCTGGGCACGCTCGTCAAGTGCGCCGGCCTGCTGTCCTGGCGCGAGGTCGCGCCGGAGTCCCCCCGAGTCATCACCTACAACGCGGAGGAGAATCGCCCGATGCTGGATATCAACGAGGCGATCGGCTTCGCGCCGATCGCGTACGAGGGTGCGTGGAAGAAGGTCCTGGAATGAACGACCTGACCCAGGAGACCCGCCTGACGGTGTCACGTCTCGCTGTGCCGGCCAGCCTCGAGGCACCCGACGCGGGTCCTTTCCTCGAGATGGTCCGGATCGGCAACGCGGTGTGTCTTGCC
Coding sequences within:
- a CDS encoding GNAT family N-acetyltransferase, coding for MITAPVDVALRPLTIPTTIDAPDAADFVEMVRLRNLIYREISGHDDHRIAPDELLPHYQPDPYQERRCWLVQVDGRYVGRVGIDFPLEGGSRNAFWLIELLHEVWGRGIGAAAYAHVEDVARRSGRSVLQSWAEHPEAPGPRLEPPTGFGSIPRDHIARFFARHGYTLEQVERSSAFDLHGSFEKVERLLADSTAPSTAYRLVRWFAPTPPEFADGYAWMKSRMITDAPAANLEFDEEVWDAARVARHDSLYTAAGRTLQVTAAQHVATGELCAFNELVIGKDRTEASSQEDTLVLKEHRGHKLGTLVKCAGLLSWREVAPESPRVITYNAEENRPMLDINEAIGFAPIAYEGAWKKVLE
- the ftsY gene encoding signal recognition particle-docking protein FtsY is translated as MAEKWSLGGALRGMFVRPTIDETTWDDLETALLTADFGPDITERIVDELREKVERYRTTDPRDLQRMLKETLEEHFAKFDTTLHLTERPAVVLVVGVNGVGKTTTIGKFAKFLQRYGRSVVVGAADTFRAAAVDQLATWAERGGAAIVRPQHEGQDPASVAFQTIEYAQRTGTEIVLVDTAGRLHTKGGLMDELGKIRRVIEKRAPISEVLLVLDATTGQNGVLQAQAFLEHAGVTGLVLTKLDGSARGGFVLAVQERTGIPVKLLGQGEGIGDLTGFTPHVFAAALVD
- the smc gene encoding chromosome segregation protein SMC, which produces MHLKSLTLKGFKSFAQPTTFAFEQGVTCIVGPNGSGKSNVVDALAWVMGEQGAKTLRGGKMEDVIFAGTATRGPLGRAEVQLTIDNGDGALPIDYSEVTISRTLFRNGASEYAINGGVCRLLDVQELLSDSGLGREMHVIVGQGRLDSVLQASPEERRGFVEEAAGILKHRRRKEKTLRKLEAMQANLTRLSDLAGELRRQLKPLGRQAEIAREAATIAAVVRDARARLLADELAGLRSELAAHARSEQERHTERLVLQDQAESLRTRIAALEEQQRSEGVDEARSIAHGLERVQERLRSLYALTGQRLALLGEAADDQGLELTTVSQAMIDDVRAEIEEIAAGLGSAQDAAVEASRDVVRSRGELDALDADIAAQSALVSEHDMRLTALRGSAEAAASALTAVRAGVERQQRALDAALARRAEAEAELAGVGPDVVPEGSAAEFASAYERAQRDATDAEAAVGLLRERLHAAERESESLAAQTTALGRALDVRNAAAELVARGGSGIRGLLGDSIKVTPGYESAIAAALGPLAEGVLVDSRDDAFTVAHTVSGGDLGVVDIAIALAQAPAPAFPSTAGVVPARDVVTAPDGVLGILSHVVVAEDLEAARAAGRSLAAADLGGPVTIVTRAGEVYTEYTLRSGSGQGRSRLELAAERDAAAERRSEIVMVADSLREALADEVRGLEDSRQRTKSALASLREHDAALAAHAEKANRATVRHEAAIADCERLAIGLAQAAAAVDEAERAVDAAEERLMRAREAPRPILDASAREGMLAELEAARDAEMRARLDVETLKERVRAGEARVVQLERQRERERAAAAEAARRAVLRRAQREIAAGVAAQLPAVLDSVDRSVSLARVQLASAESARTAVSTELADLRRQETTIRDRLSGLTESVHGLELQIHEKRLHVSSLLERVASELGLDENILLSEYGPDQPVPSAVSVAEAEAEAEAEAEAEVETEAETEAEGKEGRADASAATSVPFDRAQQRRRLQDAERKLAQLGRVNPLALEEFAALEQRHKFLVEQLADLTQTRSDLLTIIDELDERMQTIFLAAFEDTRVAFGEVFPVLFPGGTGSISLTNPGDPLTTGIEVSVRPVGKKIERLSLLSGGERSLAAVALLVAIFMARPSPFYILDEVEAALDDANLGRLLGVFERLRESSQLIVITHQKRTMEIADALYGVSMRQDGVSAVVGQRVGERASA
- a CDS encoding DUF4062 domain-containing protein; this translates as MFVSSTLAELAEERAAVARAIESLGLSPVMFELGARPHPPQELYRAYLAQSDIFIGLYWESYGWIGPNMDISGLEDEFRLSGPRPRLLYLKAPAPARQPRLSAMIDEIREQGTDAYRTFHTAKELRRLVRSDLALLLSERFVSGAGARAGRPLSEPETHSDRTLPITSTSLIGREDDIEAVLALLDAPDVRMVTLSGAGGLGKTRIAIAVGEAIDARNEMRVVFAPLAATAEASAVIPRVASAAGASIEGMRSARDALIDRIADERTLLILDNLEQVAAVGPELHDLLAHCPGLKILTTSRTVLRIRAEHEYAVGPLAVPAPAEQLTRDEALALPAVQLFVDRAVAVRRGFVLTAENSGAVLQICRRLDGVPLAIELAAARIRLLEPDALLSRLEHVLDAFGAGPVDLPERQRTLRATVEWSVGLLDEAQRGLLATLSVFADGWTIAAAAEVCSEDEDRTLDLLDALAGHSLVSVDAAGAEPRFRMLSTVREFAGELLRGPARDEVELRHAECFSRLVESEGPPEELVEWTDRLAADEENIRVAIRWLFAHDVTRLPHLLRTLWLFWQMHDRMSEGRDWARELYGRVDLRALDLRAAAELTFITSVTAVEVGDDDGALGTIEPLQRLIGEVDDPGLRSLLWLAVSWALPITGDVTGALNAANAAYEGFAGNRDPFVAAAALTVGMVRMSLGDDESARPYLLEVDQLGSRFDLQWLTSSARTHLAVIDVQAGDHDAARRQLRRVMADLDTGRTATLTACQILYAFGRLSAAEAVPAAAVTAIGAMDGLRARAGRVPWPNSRRGEADLRARMSEQVDPEEWDAAYAAGHEMRMKDALGLVRHDVEDAPTS
- a CDS encoding DUF2004 domain-containing protein, which translates into the protein MAIEHDYFGLLESGPDGSIFWSENVDLGDQTVTVDLTAPDQDDVSEAALDVAASLISSIESIDHTARNAMVSELDDRTSEVIEYILHQQATLGDDLEELLVDISGDTQVDVIRSLQLMSMTILADEHGGADPFAVLEYALDPDATDDVLLVNLDSDGAILSVTSAD